The stretch of DNA ACATTCCCTTCCATTAGCCATTGTATACCTTTCACTGCATTATCAAAATAAATTATTTCAAATTCGGAAGAGAGATACACTGAAATAAGTTTTGCGATTGTTTCTTTATCATCCAGAAGTAAAATACTTTTCATATTTCTATTATTCCGTTTATCTTTTGTCTATTAAATCATAACACTTCATAAACAAAATACTACAACACCTCACACGGTAACTCATAATTTACAACACCTCACCTGTTTATGTGTATATATTGTTTTATTCGCTAAAGCCAATTACATATTGACCTACAAAGGTATTGAAAACGAATTAAATGTCCAAATAATTTACATTCATTCTTAACGCACCTCGATCTTCTTTTTCCTTTTTCTTGATAATCAGAGATTCAGCTAAAATTTTCACACAGGAGTTAAAGGTATAATGTCCTCTGTTTTAATCCCGTAGCTTAACACCTAACGCAGGGTCTTTTTTTCTCCGCCTTTGCTATCCGAACGTCATGGCAAAACAGCAAAAACAATACAACAATCTGATCAGAAACCATGAATGCCCCATAACACATAGGGACTACGAGATTTAAGTCCTGTAGTCCCATGTGTTTCCAATCAGATAAATCTGCAAAAAATATTTTATCAAATCATACTTTCATTTTCACCGGAATACAAATATCTACAATCCATTTTTTCTCAGGATGTTCATCCCGGTTATTTTGATATATCTCGTAATGATGTCCCGTGCCGCAGCAACAACCATGTTCTTCCACCAGATCGTACATGGCATGCCATGCATCCGGGAATTCTTCCATAGCGATTTCAAAACGGCCTACAGCATATAACCCTCCTTCTATTTCATATTGTCCTATTTCTCCACTGGTCTTTATTTCTTCATGTACTATCAAAGCAGCATCGGCCGTCAATTTTTCTTTTTCGGTGATATCCGGATCATCATGATAGACAGATAGTAATTTCGCACCCGGAACATTCACCAATCCTCTGGGATAAGCCCATTGAATAAGCTTCACAAAAGCATCCTGCATTTGGTCAAAAGCTCCCTGATGACGGCAATAAATAATATTGAAAGCTGTTACTTTTTTAATTTCAAATGTGCAATTCATTTCTTTTCCTCCTGTTATTAATGTTTTCGTGGTACAAAAATAACGGGAATAAAGCCGGGAACCCGGCTGGTCTTTGCTTATGAATTGACGTTTTTTGCTGTATGATTCACGATTTCTGCTCCTGTATTCCTCGGCTGTAACACCAAAATGTTTTTTAAAATTACGACAAAAAACATTTACCGAATTAAATCCACACTCATAAGCAACATTCTTAATAGGAGAAATGTCACTACCGGACAATAAGGACGCGGACTTTTCCAGACGCTTTCTTACTATATACCTGCCTAAAGTCTCTCCTACTACAAGCTTGAATACACGATGAAAATGATACGGCGACAACCCGGCCATACCGGATAACTCACTTGCCGATAATGAATTATCCAAATGCAACTGAATATAATCAATCACGCAATTTATCTGTTTTTTATAATCACTTTCATTTTTTCGAATCATATCCGTATCATTTATTTGCAAAGGAAAGGTTTTTCCTATAATATGCAAAAGCTATACCGGTAATTAAAACGATAGGGAAATGATAACGAACCTTTATTTCCGGAAACAAATTAAATCATCATTTTTACAAAAAACGATTGATTATTAAAACCGAAGTATGGACTTTGCCGTAAAAACAGAATTTAAAAACCTGAAATATTATACCGCTATCTCCGGAACATAGGTTTATAATACATAAAATCAACGACGGCGATAATCATTCAGATGTTCACCGTACATTTATACCCGTTATTGAATATCCGAATAAAAGTACTGTCACATATATACATAATCAGGATACCTGTACCAACTCCCTTACGAAATCTGTCCCAGGACTATTCATTATTTCTTCAGGAGTCCCTTTTTGTTCCAGCCTGCCTTGATTCATGACCAACACCAGTGTACCCAGTTTTAAAGCTTCTTTGATATCATGCGTAATGAAAACAATAGTTACTCCCAGTGTTATATGGATACGAGCTATTTCGTTTTGTAACATTTTACGGGTAATCTCATCGACAGCACCGAACGGCTCATCCATCAACAAAATATCCGGATTTGCGGCTAAAGAACGCGCTATTCCTACTCTTTGCCTCTGACCGCCGGATAATTCTGCCGGATAGCGATCGAGCATATCCATATCCAGTCCTACAACTTTGATCAGTCTTTCCACTGCCAGTCTGGTCTTTTCCTTATTACGTTGGTTCAGCAGTTCTGGCACATAGGCGATATTCTTACGCACCGTCATGTGAGGAAACAAACCGATACCTTGTATGACATATCCGATATTTCTACGAAGCAAAGTCTGATTTTCTTTTGATATATCTTTTCCATCGATATATACGGTACCGGATGTCGGGCTTAACAATCCGTTAATCATTTTCAGCATTGTAGTTTTGCCACTGCCAGAGCTTCCTATGACCGTAACGAACTGTCCTTTCTTTATATCCAGTGAAAAGTCTTTCAATACTTCGATCGTACCATAAGATTTGAAAACATGTTCAAATCGTATAACCACATCACTATCCATATACAAACATTAAAGTAATCCTTTCTTCTGCAGGAATATTTTAGCGACCTCCCTGTCGGAACGTCCTTCTACATCTACTTGATAATTCAATTCCGACATTTCTTCATCAGTGAGTATACCTCCCATTTTAGCCAGGATATTCTCCAAGCCCGGATGTTTCTCCAAACAGTCTTCCCGTACTACTGTCGCACAATAATATGTAGGGAAAAAATGTTTATCATCTTCCAGGACCGTCAATCCGGAATGACTTAACTGACCATCGGAAGTAAAAATATTCATAACATCTATTTTACCCGATTTTATCGCTTCATATTTGAGACCAATATCCATATCCAGGGTCTTCTTAAATTTCAAGCCGTATTGTTCACAAAGGTCCTTATATCCTTTCGGTATTTCATAAAAATCATATTCCGCTCCTAAAGTGAAAACACCGGGGTATTTTGCCAGATCGGAAAATTTTTTCAAATTATATTTTTCTGCATTTTGCTTATTTACGGCTAATCCGTACGAATTATTAAAGCCATAAGGAGCAATCCACTTCACACCATATTTCTCATAATATTCCTTCTGTAATTGCGGATATAATTCCTCATGTACGGGACAAGTGTCTTTTTTTAATACGACGAGCCATCCTGTTCCTGTATATTCGGGATACATATCGAATTCTCCTTTTAGCAAGGCTGGATGAATATTGCTGGTTCCACCTCCTATTCCTTTAGTAATAACTACATTATAATCCGTATTATTCTCTATCAATAATGATAACATCTCTCCCAGAATAAACTGTTCGGTCATAGGCTTGGTAGCAATATGAATTGTTCTGCTTCGGTCTTCACACGCCGAAAGAAATATTACTCCGGATAATATAACAGGCCACATTTTCCATTTCATGATTCGTCTCAAATTAATTTTCGTTTTTTATTGATATATCGCTCATAACGTCCCACGCCCCAATCTGCCAAAAGAGCAAGTAACGCTATCAGTATGCTACCGGCAACCGTCATCTCACTGTTGTTCGTAGTAATGCCTCTATATATGGCAACCCCTAATCCGCCGGCTCCTATAAAAGCCGCAATACCGGCCAGGGCAATCGTCATCACCATCATATTCCTGATCCCCGATAATATAACGGGAAAAGCCAGGGGTAACTTAATACGCCATAACATCTGGAAAGGAGTACTTCCCATTCCCCGAGCCGCTTCGATAATTTCTTTATCTATTCCGGTTATTCCCGTATAAGTATTGCGTACCATAGGCAACAAAGCGTATATAGTAAGAGCTATAATGGCAGTAGTATTTCCTATACCGGAAAGAGGAATAAGAAAACCGAAAAGGGCAATAGAAGGTATGGTATAAATGAGATTGGTAAGTCCTAATATCCAAGAAGCATTCTTCTTATACTCACTTATAAACACTCCCAATCCCAGTCCTAATATCACCGCTCCCGATATTGATATTACGGATATCTGAATATGCTCGATAGTTAGGTCCAAAAAGAACCGCCATCTGTCGGCATATAATATGAACAGATTTTTAATCATTATTATACGGTCCTAAAAATAATATCCTACATTCACATTGAAACGCGCATTCCATTTATTACTGCCAGTTCCTGCCCCGAAAGCCTCCCAGTCAGGGCCCAGCCAAGCCTGATGCTTACCCAGCGCATAGTCGATATACACCCATACGGGCCCAGCGGTCAGAAGGCACCCGGTAACATTCTGATAACTATCGTTAAATTCTTTTTTCCATTTTTGCAAACATCCGAAATCATTATAGAACTGTATACTGCTTATGGGGCCCCATTTGACAGGAATCTTATATCCCACCCCTATGGTATAAATATTGGCTTTAGAAGCGACTCCGTAAGGAGCACCGTATGCGGTCATGACAATCGTATCGGACGATTGTCCCGCCGCATTTTTAGGAGACATGGAATAAGTCGCTATCTGTGTTTTTACGCTCAAACCTTTCCAATACAGCTCATGATGTACGGCAAATGCATAGCGGGTCCCGTTCTTTTTCGTATCCAGATTATATAATCCGCCGAATTGAGCAGAGGCGCCTATTTTCTGATAGACGGAAGTTCCCCATTTATAAAAGAACTGGGCATTCCCCTGATTCACTTCTTTATTACGCCCTGCCACGTCATACCCGTAACGGTCGTTACTCGTTTCGGCGGTAGCACTAAACAATAATTCGTCCGCATTTTTAAAGATGGCGGCAGCAAAATCCCAGTGTTCCCCTTCATAAACATATTTAACGCCCATGTCCGAATCATCTTCAAGACCTACATAATAGGATATCTGGAATAAAAAGTTATGTGCAGTATACGGCTGAATACCGAATGGGACACGGGTCAGTCCCAATTGTAACTGCGACCTTTCATTTACCTGATATCCTATCCAGCCGTATTTAAGCATGGCTCCGCCGAAATCCTTACTGTAAAAACGAAAGTCGGCGTCCATGAGAATTTTTTTATAGGAGCCTCTTAAATGAAAAAGCAGCACATCATAGCCGAAATCA from Barnesiella propionica encodes:
- a CDS encoding AraC family transcriptional regulator; the protein is MIRKNESDYKKQINCVIDYIQLHLDNSLSASELSGMAGLSPYHFHRVFKLVVGETLGRYIVRKRLEKSASLLSGSDISPIKNVAYECGFNSVNVFCRNFKKHFGVTAEEYRSRNRESYSKKRQFISKDQPGSRLYSRYFCTTKTLITGGKEMNCTFEIKKVTAFNIIYCRHQGAFDQMQDAFVKLIQWAYPRGLVNVPGAKLLSVYHDDPDITEKEKLTADAALIVHEEIKTSGEIGQYEIEGGLYAVGRFEIAMEEFPDAWHAMYDLVEEHGCCCGTGHHYEIYQNNRDEHPEKKWIVDICIPVKMKV
- a CDS encoding ATP-binding cassette domain-containing protein, whose amino-acid sequence is MDSDVVIRFEHVFKSYGTIEVLKDFSLDIKKGQFVTVIGSSGSGKTTMLKMINGLLSPTSGTVYIDGKDISKENQTLLRRNIGYVIQGIGLFPHMTVRKNIAYVPELLNQRNKEKTRLAVERLIKVVGLDMDMLDRYPAELSGGQRQRVGIARSLAANPDILLMDEPFGAVDEITRKMLQNEIARIHITLGVTIVFITHDIKEALKLGTLVLVMNQGRLEQKGTPEEIMNSPGTDFVRELVQVS
- a CDS encoding glycine betaine ABC transporter substrate-binding protein is translated as MKWKMWPVILSGVIFLSACEDRSRTIHIATKPMTEQFILGEMLSLLIENNTDYNVVITKGIGGGTSNIHPALLKGEFDMYPEYTGTGWLVVLKKDTCPVHEELYPQLQKEYYEKYGVKWIAPYGFNNSYGLAVNKQNAEKYNLKKFSDLAKYPGVFTLGAEYDFYEIPKGYKDLCEQYGLKFKKTLDMDIGLKYEAIKSGKIDVMNIFTSDGQLSHSGLTVLEDDKHFFPTYYCATVVREDCLEKHPGLENILAKMGGILTDEEMSELNYQVDVEGRSDREVAKIFLQKKGLL
- a CDS encoding ABC transporter permease; translation: MIKNLFILYADRWRFFLDLTIEHIQISVISISGAVILGLGLGVFISEYKKNASWILGLTNLIYTIPSIALFGFLIPLSGIGNTTAIIALTIYALLPMVRNTYTGITGIDKEIIEAARGMGSTPFQMLWRIKLPLAFPVILSGIRNMMVMTIALAGIAAFIGAGGLGVAIYRGITTNNSEMTVAGSILIALLALLADWGVGRYERYINKKRKLI